A DNA window from Bacillota bacterium contains the following coding sequences:
- a CDS encoding M23 family metallopeptidase, with amino-acid sequence MLNRKGRWIGLFVFFLVWPVLCSVPRASGYLAEDSFTPYWLEPKQAFREQATERATGAPPLTYEVKQGDTLWGLARRVELDPETIRSANGLKENAVLRPGQILVLPVQAELTHRVAPGETLWSLAQRYRVSVARLMAWNQIKDPAGLAVGKELIIPGRRNTTARSLESQRNAARGGDDALAWPLLGEITSFFGPRGDEFHHGLDIAGEVSDLVRAAQEGEVIFTGWLGVYGKTVMLEHSNGNKTLYGHLQDILVETGDFVEKGRTIARVGSSGRATGPHLHFELRQNDRAVNPLPYLSR; translated from the coding sequence GTGCTCAACAGGAAAGGGAGATGGATCGGACTGTTCGTGTTTTTCCTGGTCTGGCCGGTCCTGTGCTCTGTTCCCCGGGCTTCCGGTTACCTCGCGGAGGATAGCTTTACCCCTTACTGGTTAGAACCGAAACAAGCCTTTCGGGAGCAGGCAACAGAGCGCGCGACAGGAGCCCCCCCACTTACTTACGAGGTAAAGCAGGGGGATACCTTGTGGGGTTTAGCCCGGAGAGTTGAACTGGATCCGGAAACGATCAGATCTGCGAACGGTCTCAAAGAAAACGCCGTCCTGCGCCCCGGTCAAATTTTAGTGCTTCCGGTACAAGCGGAACTCACCCACCGGGTGGCACCTGGCGAAACTCTGTGGTCGCTGGCGCAGCGTTACCGCGTAAGCGTCGCACGGTTAATGGCGTGGAACCAGATCAAGGACCCCGCCGGTCTCGCGGTGGGAAAGGAACTGATTATTCCTGGAAGAAGGAATACCACTGCGCGGTCTTTAGAAAGCCAACGCAACGCGGCACGGGGTGGGGACGACGCCCTGGCCTGGCCGCTGCTGGGAGAAATCACTTCTTTTTTCGGCCCCCGGGGGGACGAGTTCCACCACGGGCTTGATATCGCTGGAGAGGTGAGCGATCTGGTGAGGGCGGCGCAGGAGGGCGAGGTTATTTTCACCGGATGGCTTGGCGTTTACGGAAAGACGGTCATGCTGGAGCACAGTAATGGAAATAAAACACTTTACGGGCACCTGCAGGATATTTTAGTAGAAACGGGGGATTTTGTGGAAAAGGGACGAACCATCGCCCGTGTCGGTTCTTCCGGGAGGGCGACGGGGCCCCACCTCCACTTTGAGCTGCGGCAAAACGACCGGGCTGTCAATCCCCTCCCTTACCTGAGCAGGTAA
- a CDS encoding chemotaxis protein CheW, with translation MAELQMVLFKLGEVEFGVPIAKVQEIIKTPAITGLPNSPGFLRGVINLRDKVVPVVDLSEKLGLGRRDAEDSRVVIVNVLGNTVGLTVDFVTEVLKLEEKQIETDLESCGKKNPIIAAIAKVDQRLIILLNLDELLTTAETFLLNEETIQDIKTNGCSLCKSY, from the coding sequence ATGGCTGAACTGCAGATGGTGCTTTTCAAGTTGGGAGAGGTAGAGTTTGGAGTCCCGATTGCTAAGGTACAGGAAATTATCAAAACACCGGCGATTACCGGTCTTCCCAACTCGCCCGGTTTTCTCAGGGGGGTTATTAATTTAAGAGATAAGGTGGTTCCCGTTGTCGATCTAAGCGAAAAGCTGGGATTGGGAAGACGAGATGCCGAGGATTCACGTGTCGTCATCGTCAACGTCCTCGGAAATACAGTAGGCTTAACGGTTGATTTCGTAACTGAAGTCCTCAAACTGGAAGAAAAGCAAATCGAAACAGATCTCGAAAGCTGCGGCAAAAAAAACCCGATTATTGCGGCAATTGCAAAGGTCGACCAAAGGTTAATCATTCTCCTGAATTTAGATGAGCTGCTGACCACAGCAGAGACCTTTCTTTTAAACGAAGAAACAATCCAGGACATCAAAACCAACGGATGCAGCCTTTGTAAAAGTTATTAA
- a CDS encoding methyl-accepting chemotaxis protein has translation MKWFLNLKTATKLISSFVIVALLIGLVGLIGINNMQKINQGTTAMYEEMLKPTQVLANIRKNLLKARVDMLLISYSGDASEISEAVANLDKLAQDNDRLEKEYTAGVLTQDENILLNEFREYLNQYRTLRGEVISFAQEGKRAEAILAYKEISGVIDQTEENLNKLIDLKEKMANQTKAESDLLFAKSLKSMIFLTILGFLLAIAFGAIISRVITRPLKQGVAFAEAVGAGDLSQKIDLDTKDELGTLARALNNAVQNVQKLIKEVMDNAGSLSASSQQLSATVEEISAQTQNVNARAQEIAAGTEETSASTEEMSASGQEIVKAIGQLARKAEEGNLAAKEIESRAGGMKKGAEESREIARSLYGEKQASILKAIEEGKVVAEIGKMAGVISEIASQTNLLALNAAIEAARAGEQGRGFAVVAEEVRKLAEQSSATVSNIQTVIKQVQEAFRNLSENAGELLKFIDEKVTPDYEILVQTGIQYQQDAGLVASLVSDFAASTQQMMASIEQVNKAIESVAASAEQAASGSQEISLNVTETVKAIEEVARVAQEQASLAQGLNVMVQRFKI, from the coding sequence GTGAAATGGTTTTTAAATCTTAAAACTGCAACCAAATTAATTTCGAGCTTTGTCATCGTTGCCCTGCTGATTGGTCTTGTGGGCTTAATAGGGATCAATAATATGCAAAAAATCAATCAGGGCACGACAGCTATGTATGAGGAAATGTTGAAACCGACGCAAGTTCTTGCGAACATTCGGAAGAACCTGTTAAAGGCCCGGGTAGATATGCTGCTTATTTCGTATAGCGGCGATGCTTCAGAAATTTCAGAGGCAGTGGCAAATCTTGATAAACTCGCACAAGACAATGATAGACTGGAAAAGGAATATACTGCCGGTGTTCTCACCCAGGATGAAAACATACTGTTAAATGAATTCCGTGAATATTTAAATCAGTATCGAACCCTGCGCGGTGAAGTCATTAGCTTTGCCCAGGAAGGTAAAAGAGCGGAAGCGATCCTTGCGTACAAAGAAATTTCCGGAGTCATCGACCAAACTGAGGAGAACCTCAACAAATTAATTGATCTGAAGGAAAAAATGGCCAATCAAACCAAAGCGGAAAGCGATCTTTTGTTCGCAAAATCCCTTAAGTCCATGATCTTTCTTACCATCCTCGGATTCCTCCTCGCAATTGCTTTCGGTGCAATCATCAGCCGGGTGATTACCCGCCCCTTGAAGCAGGGAGTCGCCTTTGCCGAGGCCGTGGGCGCCGGAGACCTCTCCCAAAAGATCGACCTTGATACGAAAGACGAGCTGGGAACCCTTGCCCGGGCCCTGAATAACGCGGTTCAAAACGTGCAAAAGCTGATCAAAGAGGTAATGGACAACGCAGGCAGCTTGAGCGCCTCCAGCCAGCAACTCTCCGCAACGGTGGAGGAAATCTCAGCCCAGACCCAGAACGTCAACGCCCGCGCCCAGGAAATCGCGGCAGGGACGGAGGAAACCAGCGCCTCAACAGAAGAGATGAGCGCCTCAGGGCAGGAAATCGTAAAGGCCATCGGCCAGCTTGCCAGGAAAGCCGAAGAAGGAAATCTTGCCGCAAAAGAAATCGAATCACGGGCCGGGGGAATGAAAAAGGGCGCGGAAGAATCAAGAGAAATTGCCAGGTCCCTGTATGGAGAAAAACAGGCCTCGATCCTGAAAGCCATCGAAGAAGGAAAAGTGGTTGCGGAAATCGGAAAGATGGCCGGAGTTATTTCGGAAATCGCGAGCCAGACCAACCTCTTGGCCCTCAATGCTGCAATTGAGGCCGCCCGCGCCGGAGAGCAGGGCCGGGGCTTCGCCGTCGTGGCCGAAGAGGTGCGGAAACTGGCCGAGCAGTCCTCGGCAACCGTTTCCAACATCCAGACAGTAATCAAGCAGGTTCAGGAAGCATTCCGGAACCTGTCCGAAAACGCCGGGGAACTCTTAAAGTTCATCGACGAGAAGGTCACCCCCGACTACGAGATTCTGGTGCAGACAGGCATCCAGTACCAGCAGGACGCCGGGCTCGTGGCAAGCCTCGTCTCCGACTTTGCCGCCAGCACCCAGCAGATGATGGCGTCCATCGAGCAGGTCAACAAGGCCATTGAGTCCGTGGCCGCCTCAGCAGAACAGGCCGCTTCCGGTTCCCAGGAAATCTCACTCAATGTCACGGAAACTGTAAAAGCGATTGAAGAGGTGGCGAGGGTAGCGCAGGAACAGGCAAGCCTTGCCCAGGGGTTGAATGTGATGGTGCAGCGGTTTAAAATTTAA
- the rpmE gene encoding 50S ribosomal protein L31 codes for MKEKIHPKYTKAVITCACGARFEVGSTRSTMKVEVCSNCHPFYTGTRQRVVEKGGRVERFRKKYGR; via the coding sequence ATGAAAGAAAAAATTCATCCGAAATACACCAAAGCGGTGATTACGTGTGCCTGCGGGGCCAGGTTTGAGGTTGGCTCCACCAGGTCGACCATGAAGGTCGAGGTTTGCTCTAACTGCCATCCCTTTTATACGGGAACGAGACAGCGGGTGGTTGAAAAGGGCGGTCGTGTCGAGAGGTTCCGCAAGAAGTACGGGCGCTAA
- a CDS encoding DUF1385 domain-containing protein, translating into MAKDADAPFQYGGQAVIEGVMMRGPRAVAVAVRVGDEILVERKEYLPWAESFPFLKWPLIRGTAVLVESLVLGMRALNLSASLIAGEEEGEGLSPFELGLAVAVALGLTVVLFILLPAWVGHLTRFWLGAWGQNTIEGVTRLGIFLAYLVAIGCFQEIRRYFQYHGAEHMVINTFEEGAGLTVAEAAKRSPLHPSCGTSFLLVVLVVSIFVFALLGNGPWWWKFGARLLLLPLVAGLGYEFIRYARRHRRGLGALILPGLWLQKLTTGQPDADQLEVAILAFQNVLPKDE; encoded by the coding sequence TTGGCAAAAGATGCTGATGCTCCTTTTCAATACGGCGGGCAGGCGGTAATCGAAGGAGTCATGATGCGGGGCCCGCGCGCGGTTGCGGTTGCCGTCAGGGTAGGGGATGAAATCCTTGTCGAGCGAAAGGAATACCTTCCGTGGGCGGAGTCCTTTCCTTTTTTGAAGTGGCCGCTCATCCGGGGGACGGCGGTTTTGGTCGAGTCCCTGGTTCTCGGGATGCGCGCCTTGAACCTTTCAGCATCCCTGATTGCCGGAGAAGAGGAAGGAGAGGGCCTGAGCCCATTTGAGCTCGGACTGGCGGTGGCCGTCGCCCTGGGCCTGACGGTCGTTCTTTTTATCCTCCTTCCTGCTTGGGTCGGGCACCTGACCCGGTTCTGGTTGGGGGCCTGGGGGCAAAATACAATCGAAGGGGTTACCCGGCTGGGAATTTTTCTGGCCTACCTGGTGGCGATCGGCTGTTTTCAAGAGATCAGGCGCTATTTTCAATACCACGGCGCGGAGCACATGGTTATTAACACTTTTGAGGAGGGGGCGGGCCTTACGGTAGCGGAGGCTGCAAAACGCTCTCCCCTCCATCCCAGTTGCGGCACCTCCTTTTTGCTGGTTGTGCTGGTTGTCAGCATTTTCGTTTTCGCCTTACTCGGGAATGGGCCGTGGTGGTGGAAATTCGGGGCGCGCCTTTTGCTGCTTCCCCTTGTTGCCGGTTTGGGATACGAATTTATCCGCTACGCGCGGCGCCACCGGCGGGGACTGGGAGCGCTGATCCTGCCCGGCCTGTGGCTTCAGAAGCTGACGACCGGCCAACCTGACGCAGACCAGCTCGAAGTGGCAATTTTGGCTTTCCAGAACGTGCTCCCTAAAGATGAGTAA
- the prfA gene encoding peptide chain release factor 1, producing MLEKLDALEAEYVELERMLSDPGVISDREAWRKIAKSHAELTEVVTIYRTYKRVCGEMKDTKALLEEKIEPDLRDLAEAELEELQEKKEELEERLKILLLPRDPRDEKNVIMEIRAGTGGEEAALFAAELFRMYGRYAERQGWGVEVLSTHPTDMGGLKEVIFQVSGKAVFSKLKYESGVHRVQRIPVTESGGRIHTSAATVAVLPEAGEVDVEINSQDLRIDVFCSSGPGGQSVNTTQSAVRVTHLPTGIVVTCQDEKSQHKNKEKALRVLRARLLDRAQRVQQGEISTLRRTQVGSGDRSERIRTYNFPQGRVTDHRIGLTLYRLPAVLDGDLEEIITALITAQRAEQLQQELVSRKEAGA from the coding sequence GTGCTGGAAAAACTTGACGCTTTAGAGGCCGAGTATGTCGAATTGGAACGTATGCTCAGCGATCCGGGGGTAATCTCCGACCGGGAAGCCTGGCGAAAGATTGCGAAGAGTCATGCCGAGTTGACGGAGGTCGTGACCATTTACCGGACTTATAAGCGGGTTTGCGGGGAGATGAAGGATACGAAGGCTTTGTTGGAGGAAAAAATCGAACCAGATTTAAGGGACCTGGCCGAGGCAGAACTTGAAGAACTGCAGGAGAAGAAAGAAGAGCTGGAGGAAAGGTTAAAGATTCTGCTCCTGCCGCGGGACCCCCGTGACGAGAAAAACGTAATTATGGAAATCCGGGCCGGCACCGGGGGAGAGGAGGCCGCGCTCTTTGCGGCGGAGCTTTTCCGGATGTACGGACGTTACGCCGAAAGGCAGGGGTGGGGGGTCGAAGTTTTGAGCACCCACCCCACCGATATGGGAGGCTTGAAAGAAGTTATTTTTCAGGTAAGCGGAAAAGCCGTTTTCAGCAAGCTTAAATACGAGAGCGGTGTCCACCGGGTGCAGCGGATTCCGGTTACCGAGTCGGGAGGGAGAATTCATACCTCTGCTGCTACTGTTGCGGTATTGCCCGAGGCCGGGGAGGTTGACGTGGAAATCAACTCCCAGGACCTGCGAATCGACGTCTTTTGTTCCAGCGGCCCCGGTGGTCAATCGGTCAACACCACCCAATCTGCCGTCAGGGTTACCCATCTCCCGACAGGAATTGTGGTTACCTGCCAGGACGAAAAATCGCAGCATAAAAACAAAGAAAAGGCCCTGCGGGTTTTGCGCGCCCGGTTGCTGGACCGCGCCCAGCGCGTCCAGCAGGGAGAAATCTCTACTTTGCGCCGGACCCAGGTGGGAAGCGGAGACCGCAGCGAGCGCATCAGGACTTATAATTTTCCCCAGGGGAGGGTTACGGACCACCGGATCGGACTTACCCTGTACCGGCTGCCTGCGGTGCTGGACGGGGATTTAGAAGAAATCATTACCGCCTTGATTACCGCTCAGCGTGCTGAGCAGCTCCAGCAGGAACTCGTTTCCCGGAAAGAAGCAGGAGCTTGA
- the prmC gene encoding peptide chain release factor N(5)-glutamine methyltransferase, whose product MTGGSLLRDGMRFLKEAGIGSPRLEAEVLLAFAWGRTRTEILVYPEQRIPAGIVENFWELLKQRARGVPVAYLTGEKEFMSLSFQVNPAVLIPRPETELLAERTLEFLAGREEGHRPLVADVGTGCGALAVSLAYYNRRVRVVATDISGAALGVARANARRHGVEQRIEFLAGDLLAPLGAEGRTGRGTAVVANLPYIPRPLLNSLPRDVRYEPRIALDGGVDGLDLYRRLLPQAVAFLAPGGLLACEVDPGQARVLAGLLDEHVWSEVQVSPDYQGSHRMVTALKRKEK is encoded by the coding sequence ATGACCGGTGGAAGTCTGCTGCGGGACGGAATGCGATTTTTGAAAGAGGCGGGGATTGGGTCTCCCCGGCTGGAGGCAGAAGTGTTGCTGGCCTTTGCCTGGGGACGAACCCGCACGGAAATTTTAGTCTATCCCGAACAGAGGATTCCCGCCGGTATTGTCGAAAACTTTTGGGAATTACTGAAACAAAGGGCCAGAGGAGTTCCTGTCGCCTATTTAACCGGGGAGAAAGAGTTCATGTCCCTATCGTTCCAGGTAAATCCTGCTGTTTTAATTCCCCGCCCGGAAACGGAACTGCTGGCAGAAAGAACCTTAGAGTTTCTCGCCGGCAGGGAGGAGGGTCACAGACCTCTTGTTGCGGATGTCGGCACCGGTTGCGGGGCGCTTGCGGTCAGCCTGGCTTATTACAACCGCCGCGTCCGGGTGGTTGCCACAGATATTTCAGGTGCCGCCCTTGGAGTAGCGCGCGCGAACGCCCGGCGACACGGAGTGGAACAACGCATCGAATTCCTGGCGGGAGATCTGCTGGCTCCCCTGGGCGCCGAGGGGAGGACCGGCCGGGGTACGGCGGTTGTAGCCAACCTCCCTTATATCCCGCGCCCCCTGCTCAACTCCCTCCCCCGCGATGTCCGGTACGAGCCCCGTATCGCCCTGGATGGGGGAGTTGACGGGCTGGACCTGTACCGGCGCCTCCTTCCCCAGGCTGTCGCTTTCCTGGCACCTGGCGGTCTGCTGGCCTGCGAAGTGGACCCGGGGCAGGCCCGGGTGCTGGCCGGTTTGCTGGATGAACACGTTTGGAGCGAGGTTCAGGTGAGCCCGGATTACCAGGGCAGTCACCGGATGGTGACGGCCTTAAAAAGGAAGGAGAAATAG
- a CDS encoding ArsB/NhaD family transporter — MAEETQVIAAVVIFLLTYGLIISEKVHRAVVALAGAVLLVLLGILTQHEAVASVDFNTLGLLIGMMIIVGITKHTGLFQFLAIASARLARGEPIRILLILAAVTAALSALLDNVTTVLLIVPVTISVTEALGVSPIPFLFAEIIASNIGGTATLIGDPPNIMIGSATGLGFLDFVKNLTPVVVVIFIVTAFIFWLLWGRNLKVNEEQKDQVLSFDPRAQIRDWLLLRKSLFVLGGVISGFLLHQYLQLESATIALSGAAILLILSRTDPEEALLTVEWPTIFFFLGLFIVVGALEKVGVIHAVARGSLHLTGGNLKATAFLILWLSAFASAFVDNIPFVATMIPLIKDIGVLTGIPVLPLWWALSLGACLGGNGTLIGASANVTVAGIAERNGYPFTFLEYTKVAFPLMVISILIAHLYLYFFYLR, encoded by the coding sequence GTGGCGGAGGAGACACAAGTAATCGCGGCTGTAGTTATTTTTTTGCTTACCTACGGTTTAATCATTTCGGAAAAGGTGCACCGGGCAGTGGTTGCTCTCGCGGGAGCTGTGCTCCTGGTTTTGCTCGGGATTTTAACGCAGCACGAGGCGGTTGCCAGCGTTGATTTCAATACCCTTGGCCTCTTGATCGGGATGATGATCATCGTCGGGATCACGAAGCACACCGGTCTTTTCCAGTTTCTTGCCATCGCGTCGGCACGCCTTGCGCGGGGAGAACCGATCCGGATTCTTCTCATCCTGGCGGCGGTTACCGCAGCTCTTTCTGCCTTGCTCGACAATGTCACGACCGTCCTCTTGATCGTTCCTGTGACGATTTCCGTTACCGAGGCGTTAGGTGTTTCTCCCATCCCCTTTCTTTTTGCAGAAATCATCGCTTCGAATATTGGGGGAACCGCGACTTTGATCGGGGATCCCCCCAACATCATGATCGGGAGCGCCACCGGCCTTGGTTTTCTGGATTTTGTGAAAAACCTTACCCCGGTTGTGGTGGTTATTTTTATTGTAACAGCATTCATTTTCTGGCTCCTCTGGGGACGCAATTTAAAGGTTAACGAGGAGCAGAAGGACCAGGTCTTGAGTTTCGACCCCCGCGCCCAAATTCGGGACTGGCTGCTGCTTAGAAAGAGCCTTTTCGTTTTGGGCGGTGTCATTTCAGGTTTTCTCCTGCACCAGTACCTCCAATTGGAGTCTGCTACAATTGCCCTCAGCGGCGCCGCCATCCTGTTGATCTTGAGCCGGACCGACCCTGAAGAGGCGCTCTTGACCGTCGAATGGCCGACCATCTTTTTCTTCCTCGGTCTTTTTATTGTTGTCGGGGCGCTCGAAAAGGTCGGTGTCATCCATGCGGTAGCAAGGGGCTCCCTGCATCTTACGGGAGGGAATCTCAAAGCGACTGCTTTCTTGATTTTGTGGCTCTCAGCCTTCGCCTCCGCTTTTGTCGATAATATTCCCTTTGTTGCCACGATGATTCCTTTAATCAAAGATATCGGGGTTTTAACGGGAATTCCTGTGCTCCCGTTGTGGTGGGCGCTCTCCCTGGGGGCGTGTCTGGGTGGGAACGGAACCCTTATCGGCGCCTCAGCAAATGTGACCGTCGCGGGGATTGCCGAGCGCAACGGCTACCCCTTTACTTTTCTGGAATACACGAAGGTCGCCTTCCCCCTGATGGTTATTTCCATCCTTATTGCTCATCTCTACCTTTACTTTTTTTATTTGAGATAA
- a CDS encoding L-threonylcarbamoyladenylate synthase, whose product MENRKETRVLRVDPSHPEPAVIRAAAEVIKRGGTVAFPTETVYGLGANALHPEAVKKIFHAKGRPSGNPLIAHIASLDQARALVADWPPAAEGLARRFWPGPLTLILLRASLVPDEVTAGLPTVALRLPAHPVALALIEASGVPIAAPSANISGRPSPTRASHVLADLAGKIDLILDGGATEVGVESTILDLSGPRPVLLRPGGISKEELEATLETEVPLHPAVLQGVAGESRGDLDVAPSPGTLFKHYAPAARVLVVTGTPEEQVVKIKNYLTGHPGVRVGVLATSENYSFYQAQGVTPAHLEILGSRHCPEEIANRLFSALRKCDEVGVEAILVETIPVAGIGLAVMNRLTRAAENRAL is encoded by the coding sequence ATGGAGAACCGTAAGGAAACACGCGTCCTCCGTGTCGATCCGTCACACCCCGAGCCTGCGGTAATCAGGGCTGCGGCGGAAGTGATCAAGCGAGGAGGGACCGTGGCCTTTCCGACCGAAACCGTTTACGGATTAGGCGCCAACGCCTTGCATCCGGAGGCGGTGAAGAAAATTTTTCATGCCAAAGGAAGGCCATCTGGGAACCCTTTGATTGCGCACATCGCCTCGCTTGACCAGGCCCGCGCCCTTGTTGCGGATTGGCCCCCGGCGGCGGAGGGTCTGGCCCGCAGATTCTGGCCGGGTCCCCTGACCCTGATCCTGCTTCGCGCTTCCCTGGTGCCGGACGAAGTTACGGCGGGTCTTCCCACCGTTGCCCTGCGCTTGCCGGCCCATCCAGTCGCCCTTGCCCTGATCGAGGCAAGCGGCGTTCCCATTGCGGCGCCGAGCGCGAACATTTCAGGGCGCCCCAGCCCTACCCGCGCTTCTCACGTCCTGGCTGATCTGGCAGGAAAAATTGACTTGATTCTGGACGGAGGCGCCACCGAAGTAGGGGTGGAATCTACGATCCTTGACCTGAGCGGGCCGCGTCCCGTCCTGCTCCGGCCTGGCGGGATCTCGAAGGAAGAACTAGAGGCCACCCTTGAAACGGAAGTCCCTTTACACCCGGCGGTCCTGCAAGGGGTTGCCGGGGAATCTCGAGGGGACCTCGATGTTGCACCAAGCCCCGGCACCCTTTTTAAGCATTATGCCCCTGCAGCACGGGTATTGGTGGTCACGGGTACTCCGGAGGAACAGGTGGTAAAAATAAAAAATTACCTGACCGGCCATCCGGGGGTTCGGGTGGGGGTTCTGGCGACGTCGGAAAATTATTCTTTTTACCAGGCTCAAGGGGTTACTCCTGCCCACCTGGAAATCCTGGGGTCCAGGCACTGCCCGGAAGAGATCGCAAACCGGCTTTTCAGCGCCCTCCGGAAATGCGACGAGGTAGGAGTTGAAGCGATCCTGGTTGAGACGATTCCCGTTGCCGGAATTGGCCTTGCCGTCATGAACCGTTTAACCCGTGCCGCGGAGAACCGTGCTTTATAA
- a CDS encoding manganese efflux pump, which yields MDNFLMVLLVAVALGTDAFSLALGIGMSHPARNHILRTASVVGIFHILMPLAGVYVGALIGGLVGKVAVWVGGGILIILGLRMVWSGRPWRREIYSFREARHLRKNSSSQPVREWGGLLALSWSVSVDSFGAGIGLGAFMARFSYTVLILGVVAGLMTAAGLVLGRWFTRWVGDWAETIGGLVLTGIGLRLLF from the coding sequence TTGGACAATTTCCTCATGGTGCTGCTGGTGGCGGTTGCGCTGGGAACCGATGCCTTTTCCCTGGCGCTGGGGATAGGAATGAGCCATCCTGCCCGCAACCACATTTTGCGGACCGCCTCTGTAGTCGGGATTTTTCACATTTTGATGCCGCTGGCCGGTGTTTACGTCGGTGCCCTGATCGGCGGGCTTGTCGGCAAGGTGGCTGTTTGGGTCGGGGGCGGGATCTTAATTATCCTGGGCCTGCGAATGGTCTGGAGCGGTCGCCCCTGGCGGCGCGAGATTTACAGTTTTCGCGAGGCACGGCACCTCCGGAAAAATTCTTCATCTCAACCTGTTCGGGAGTGGGGGGGCCTCCTTGCTTTAAGCTGGAGCGTGAGTGTCGATTCCTTCGGCGCAGGTATTGGTTTGGGTGCCTTTATGGCGCGATTTTCCTATACTGTTCTTATTCTTGGCGTTGTGGCCGGGTTGATGACCGCTGCAGGCCTGGTTTTGGGGCGCTGGTTCACCCGGTGGGTGGGGGACTGGGCCGAAACAATCGGGGGGCTGGTTTTAACAGGAATCGGTCTGAGGCTCTTGTTTTAA
- a CDS encoding low molecular weight protein arginine phosphatase has translation MRILFICTGNTCRSLMAEALARKTLRRFNLEGQVEVASAGLAAFPGSPASPEALAVLTDAGLDLSRHRAVQLTREMVRASDLILTMTASQKRQLLESFPEAHEKVFIFKEFLDLGPQKEKKGPLVDLIKRVQEKREKFRAKHGRVVGRLEQERSEILKRLQEIENELTAWEDRLADEIRPEVREIRKIETELADYDIPDPFGQSREVYKQCARELAGMVEELARKLKQK, from the coding sequence TTGCGGATCTTGTTTATCTGTACCGGAAACACCTGCCGCAGCTTGATGGCCGAGGCTCTAGCCCGGAAAACCTTGCGCCGCTTCAATCTCGAAGGTCAGGTCGAAGTCGCCTCGGCGGGGCTTGCTGCTTTCCCGGGCTCGCCTGCCAGCCCGGAGGCGCTCGCCGTCTTAACCGACGCGGGGCTCGACCTTTCACGGCACCGGGCGGTGCAGTTAACGCGTGAAATGGTTCGCGCTTCTGATTTGATTTTAACGATGACGGCAAGCCAGAAGCGCCAGTTGTTGGAATCTTTCCCTGAGGCGCACGAGAAAGTGTTTATCTTCAAAGAGTTTCTGGATCTTGGTCCCCAGAAGGAAAAGAAAGGTCCTTTGGTGGATCTGATCAAGCGGGTTCAAGAAAAGAGGGAGAAATTCCGGGCAAAACATGGCCGGGTGGTCGGCAGGCTGGAACAGGAAAGATCTGAAATCCTCAAGCGCCTCCAGGAAATCGAAAATGAACTCACCGCCTGGGAGGACCGCCTTGCGGACGAAATCCGGCCGGAGGTCCGGGAAATCCGAAAGATTGAAACCGAGCTGGCTGATTACGATATTCCCGATCCCTTCGGGCAGTCCCGCGAGGTTTACAAGCAGTGCGCCCGGGAGCTTGCAGGCATGGTGGAAGAGCTGGCCCGGAAGCTCAAGCAGAAATAA
- the rpiB gene encoding ribose 5-phosphate isomerase B: MQVAIGSDHAGFHLKERVKEYLTSRQIEFRDFGVDRPDPADYPDIARVVAEAVATGECDRGVLICGTGIGMVIAANKVPGIRAALCQDSFTARAAREHNDVNILTLGERVLGPGLACEIIETWLQAQFAGGRHARRLAKIRLMEEKYCCNKP, from the coding sequence ATGCAAGTTGCAATTGGCAGCGATCATGCGGGTTTTCATCTCAAGGAAAGGGTAAAGGAGTATCTTACCTCCCGTCAGATAGAGTTTCGAGATTTTGGCGTGGACCGTCCCGATCCTGCGGATTATCCCGATATTGCCCGGGTAGTGGCGGAGGCGGTCGCAACCGGAGAGTGCGACCGGGGGGTCCTTATTTGCGGCACGGGAATCGGGATGGTCATCGCGGCCAATAAAGTACCCGGGATCAGAGCTGCTTTGTGCCAGGATTCTTTTACGGCCCGTGCCGCTCGGGAGCACAATGATGTCAACATTTTGACCCTGGGCGAAAGGGTATTGGGACCAGGTCTCGCCTGCGAGATTATCGAAACCTGGTTGCAGGCACAGTTTGCAGGAGGTCGTCATGCCCGCCGGCTTGCAAAGATCCGGTTGATGGAAGAAAAATACTGTTGCAACAAACCTTGA